In Antedon mediterranea chromosome 10, ecAntMedi1.1, whole genome shotgun sequence, one genomic interval encodes:
- the LOC140060612 gene encoding autophagy-related protein 2 homolog A-like isoform X1, producing MPWFFPWPDYIKKKACRYLLQHYVGSFLEEKLTLEQLSVDLYNGTGTVTDVRLDVWALNELLNNSNAPVEIRNGIIGSITVSIPWKALLTANSQVEVKGLTITLQPKYRSETDAAFGNTVNSMWSSMSMTSSMQLAQECWKQDPSEGEQHAENTQPLEGLEMFAQTIESVLTRVEVSLTDTCVRLEHLPLGSSTGIAAEIRIQKINYFDDVAKDITDQGSSVDPAMPKRFEPAAVAVKNLQMFGLAVHCEEFSEEIREPSWRTNESVQPPTPDSSPPFKSLATSPPMPPQHQQIHRGITVKQPKRAKLMLESALIGSCTGKQELKIKIKQNEALSGPKAEVDCFLGSMNWFLSPKQVTFLTEFVSGFSTPASSSTNVQNKPMEYEDYRKVETALQDQITPNYTERIRRESWGIDDGSHFLMGQSLVSETSEMFLSMTQTAMSLSTQSLDMESSFSSNVSATSTDTSKTGCSSLARLGYGGPYYRPQPAHLYGSVSSKGKRKKRMSGEYGSDPTSEVTHYKLRFASMSVTILHEDPTPIQAIEKLGNTKLQEMSQHFFDELQAGYGVKDSAEWKRRFAVACPYDHLRFVAAPCNLELQRKEIGFFTQNTAEISLGTLQILECLFNKNKAASSLDASMNGSASLQPEHTEILTFDELPPVGNVYSAFTGKSNSAVHVKIESKDRTDNTIGHRASKQKMKIEVELGQLTCEIDVTIVDRLYSLLHPQEFSDIKQGGQMSFKSMYASTNMKQACFKQALDDDTTNSAYHIDIDVTCPQATLNLRFPCPDFRPPTDIERSPWWKKSVRQEILSMELLDVDFSTKLNSDVFEKKCIVRSRQVDAKFKMSADDVPVSFLKVTGVKSVDQVENKEFDWPRLVIMIRPPNQTSVFDQEQECSPETTPVNSFESLYFQKPEPSSPFSSRNVMYENDQMVIPGDDDEMREFIETSNQDSQLLIEINLPVINLLIPTNEFLNNVYNRFCTDLLLWQPTAPTPTETCKDVFQSAMWDLGSPLTSYPDTTQPFKMCHSMKSHDCYSDEDEEDDIFQTMHDASLRRKLRQQQRPKDYSNYLALTLTVGHGRLTLHIPSEVEEMNNFHSEVMFEIEEGNLFVVNEYKGDKDLAYVCVQGKRYVLYHAAEVENSPLQPSLEPLSCMVPRHLKKCLHLSDDGVPQSHNDNKNTNMLAVAVKLTVEPDKNVKSIVCSVSARTTTLCHFVTKPEHSWMAQVGAMFDLLDDTVPGYTFPRVVTELHVHFWECGIDYRPIHLPISTFISLNSFSISSTLVYEAKQSLLKFIVDDAALFLSDKCNGGVVDLRKNYVCVMELGSFELSLKINADKEKTPHLELTASNNVFIIKTCSDSFSAILKLILYLANSGDLNEPVQLQQSDTQEPVSIGKTANIGDKSPVCQANHYDKMHDMMADAMKEVNATSDMHSTKQERTNTNVEDSSIELYLFPDENNLTQSVPHGHVDNGNQVTDVRRQTGDNSDLFDDDEFCILDDPGTGFRPRNNEPEVKVRTCKPIKVINDHFKRPLEKADQLKSPDTFPAALKRFTLKEMTIIWQMYGGKDFAAVSKGKTFESSSSLNDKTSSSPHGRNLSASPSCARNPSKTNSKWYLQGDRDQDVLMELQLNKVRFQHDEYVRSTETKQCSRQILLINDIEIRDRLVHSQINKFLYQYSSASRPKQTHANMVLIKAVHLQPDPALSAEECCLKISLQPLRLNIDQDALFFLRDFFTNVSTDVNRMNFPIELETEPSNSANTTSIRVDSEASDSSDSESLLTSKISSTSSSTENSDVSDTTSIQPIFFRSLEFSPAVPIRLDYQGKRVTMEQGTFIGILVGLAQLNCSELTLKRIHYRHGLLGVDKLVLHMINEWAHDIKKTQLPSILGGVGPMHSFVQLVQGIVDLVRMPIEQYKKDGRIMRGLQRGANSFGTSTAMAAVELTNKCVQALQSVAEMTYDMVSPGPSVVSHRAITVNNGTQYRMAKQPADLREGVTNAMNVVRQGLENTASTLVQVAKEEHSHKGVSGAVGGVLRQVPPTMIKPLILATEATSNVLGGMRNQMQPDARKEDAEKWKTQATT from the exons ATGCCGTGGTTCTTTCCGTGGCCAgattatataaaaaagaaagcATGTAGGTATCTACTTCAGCATTATGTTGGAAGTTTTCTTGAAGAGAAGTTGACTCTGGAACAACTCAGTGTAGATTTGTACAATGGAACGGGGACTGTTACTGATGTTCGTCTTGATGTTTGG GCCTTAAATGAACTGCTAAACAATTCAAATGCCCCAGTTGAGATTCGCAATGGAATAATTGGAAGCATAACAGTATCAATTCCTTGGAAAGCACTACTTACAGCAAACAGCCAGGTAGAAGTTAAAGGGTTAACTATTACACTACAACCAAAGTACAGAAGTGAAACAGATGCAg CATTTGGAAACACTGTAAACTCAATGTGGAGTAGTATGAGTATGACGAGTAGTATGCAATTAGCACAAGAATGCTGGAAACAAGACCCATCAGAAGGAGAACAACATGCTGAAAACACCCAACCACTAGAGGGCCTAGAAATGTTTGCACAGACCATTGAATCAG TTTTAACTCGAGTGGAAGTGTCTCTGACAGACACCTGTGTTAGACTGGAACATTTACCTCTTGGGTCATCAACTGGCATTGCAGCAGAAATTAGGATACAAAA gATCAACTACTTCGATGATGTAGCTAAAGACATTACAGACCAAGGGAGTAGTGTGGACCCAGCAATGCCAAAACGATTTGAACCCGCTGCTGTAGCAGTAAAAAATCTACAAATGTTCGGCCTTGCTGTTCATTGTGAAGAGTTCTCAGAGGAAATAAGAGAACCTTCGTGGAGAACAAACGAGTCTGTTCAACCACCAACACCAGACAGCAGCCCACCATTTAAATCTCTAGCTACATCTCCTCCAATGCCACCACAGCATCAACAGATCCACAGAGGAATAACTGTAAAACAACCTAAACGTGCCAAACTGATGCTAGAATCAGCACTTATTGGTAGTTGCACTGGTAAGCAGGAACTCAAgatcaaaattaaacaaaatgaagCATTAAGTGGACCAAAG gcTGAAGTGGATTGTTTTTTGGGATCAATGAATTGGTTCTTATCACCAAAGCAAGTTACATTTTTAACAGAGTTCGTAAGTGGCTTCAGTACTCCAG CATCATCGTCTACAAATGTGCAAAATAAACCAATGGAATACGAAGACTACCGAAAAGTAGAGACTGCCCTTCAAGACCAGATTACACCTAATTACACAGAGAGGATACGTAGAGAATCTTGGGGTATTGATGATGGTTCCCATTTTCTTATGGGACAGTCATTAG TTTCAGAAACAAGTGAAATGTTTTTGTCCATGACCCAAACTGCAATGTCATTATCTACGCAAAGTTTAGATATGGAATCATCGTTTAGTAGCAATGTTAGTGCCACCTCTACAGACACCTCTAAAACAG GTTGTAGCAGTTTAGCAAGGTTAGGCTATGGAGGGCCATACTACAGACCCCAACCAGCTCATCTGTATGGTTCTGTGTCATCCAAGGGAAAGCGCAAGAAAAGAA TGTCTGGAGAATATGGTAGTGACCCAACATCTGAGGTAACACATTACAAGCTCAGATTTGCCAGCATGTCAGTTACAATATTACATGAGGATCCAACACCTATTCAAGCAATAGAGAAGCTTGGTAACACCAAACTACAGGAGATGTCACAACACTTCTTTGATGAACTTCAGGCGGGATACGGGGTTAAAGATTCTGCTGAGTGGAAAAGAAGGTTTGCTGTAGCATGTCCATATGATCATCTCAG ATTTGTAGCTGCACCATGCAATCTTGAACTGCAGAGGaaagaaattggtttttttacCCAGAATACCGCTGAGATATCATTAGGCACATTGCAAATATTGGAATgtttattcaacaaaaacaaggCAGCCTCATCTCTTGATGCTTCTATGAATGGAAGTGCATCTTTGCAACCAGAACATACAGAG ATCCTTACGTTTGATGAGCTGCCTCCAGTTGGAAATGTGTACTCTGCATTTACAGGAAAATCTAACTCTGCAGTACATGTTAAGATCGAATCTAAAGATCGTACTGATAAT ACCATAGGACATCGTGCCAGCAAACAAAAGATGAAAATTGAGGTTGAACTTGGTCAGTTGACCTGTGAAATTGATGTCACAATTGTAGACCGTCTTTATAGTTTACTTCATCCTCAAGAGTTTTCAGATATTAAACAAGGAGGTCAAATGTCATTCAAGTCAATGTATGCTTCCACCAATATG aaaCAAGCCTGCTTTAAACAAGCATTGGATGATGATACAACAAATTCTGCATATCATATTGACATTGATGTAACATGCCCACAAGCCACTTTAAATCTCAG ATTTCCCTGCCCAGATTTTCGCCCACCGACTGATATTGAACGTAGTCCATGGTGGAAGAAATCTGTTCGCCAAGAAATTCTGTCAATGGAATTGCTTGATGTAGATTTTTCCACAAAGCTTAACAGTGATGTCtttgaaaaaaagtgtattGTACGAAGTCGCCAAGTAGATG CTAAGTTTAAAATGTCTGCAGATGATGTACCTGTGTCATTCTTGAAAGTAACTGGTGTTAAGTCAGTAGATCAAGTTGAAAATAAAGAATTTGATTGGCCTAG ACTTGTTATAATGATTCGCCCTCCTAACCAAACTTCTGTGTTTGATCAAGAACAAGAATGCTCCCCAGAAACCACACCAGTTAACTCGTTTGAAAGTCTATACTTTCAGAAGCCTGAACCATCGTCACCTTTCTCATCTAGGAATGTTATGTATGAAAATGATCAG ATGGTAATACCAGGGGATGATGATGAAATGAGAGAATTTATTGAAACGTCAAATCAGGATTCACAGCTATTGATAGAAATCAACCTACCAGTGATAAACCTTCTGATTCCTACGAATGAATTCCttaataatgtttacaataG ATTTTGTACAGACCTTTTACTTTGGCAGCCAACTGCTCCAACACCTACTGAAACTTGTAAAGATGTTTTCCAAAGTGCTATGTGGGATCTAGGTTCTCCATTAACATCATATCCAGACACAACTCAACCTTTTAAAATGTGCCACTCGATGAAGAGTCATG ATTGTTATTCAGATGAAGACGAAGAGGATGATATTTTTCAAACAATGCATGATGCATCATTGAGAAGAAAACTAAGACAACAGCAACGACCAAAAGATTACTCCAACTACTTAGCACTAACTTTAACCGTTGGTCATGGCAGACTTACACTACATATACCAAGTGAG gttgaagaaatgaataattttcaCAGTGAAGTGATGTTTGAAATTGAAGAAGGCAATCTGTTTGTTGTCAATGAATATAAAGGGGATAAGGACTTGGCTTATGTATGTGTTCAAGGAAAGCGGTATGTTTTGTACCATGCAGCTGAAGTTGAAAACAGCCCTTTACAGCCTTCTCTTGAGCCTTTATCTTGTATGGTTCCacgacatttaaaaaaatgtctacACCTTTCAGATGATGGAGTGCCACAAAGTCataatgacaataaaaatacaaatatgttgGCAGTGGCCGTCAAGTTGACAGTAGAACCTGATAAAAATGTCAAG AGTATAGTATGCTCAGTTAGTGCACGTACAACAACACTTTGTCATTTTGTTACTAAGCCTGAACACAGCTGGATGGCACAAGTTGGGGCTATGTTTGACCTTTTAGATGACACAGTACCTGGATATACGTTTCCAAGAGTAGTCACTGAGCTTCATGTACACTTCTGGGAATGTGGTATTGACTATAGGCCGATTCATCTTCCAATATCAACATTCATTTCATTGAATTCCTTCAGTATAAGTAGTACACTTGTGTATGAGGCTAAACAGTCATTGTTGAA ATTTATAGTGGATGATGCAGCTTTGTTTCTTTCGGATAAGTGCAATGGTGGAGTTGTTGACCTTAgaaaaa ATTATGTTTGTGTTATGGAACTTGGATCATTTGAACTTTCTCTTAAGATAAATGCAGACAAAGAAAAG ACTCCTCATCTAGAGTTAACTGCATCCAATAATGTGTTCATCATAAAGACGTGTTCAGATTCATTCAGTGCAATACTTAAGTTGATACTGTACCTAGCAAACAGTGGGGATTTAAATGAGCCAGTACAACTACAACAATCTGATACACAAGAg ccTGTTAGTATAGGGAAAACTGCAAATATTGGTGATAAGAGTCCTGTGTGCCAAGCTAACCATTATGATAAGATGCATGATATGATGGCAGATGCAATGAAGGAGGTCAATGCTACAAGTGATATGCATTCAACAAAACAAG AAAGGACAAATACAAACGTAGAAGATTCTTCCATTGAATTATACTTATTTCCTGATGAGAACAACTTAACTCAGAGTGTTCCTCATGGTCATGTAGATAATGGAAATCAAGTAACAGATGTGAGGAGACAAACGGGTGACAACTCTGATCTCTTTGATGATGATGAGTTCTGTATTCTAGATGATCCTGGGACTGGTTTTAGG CCCAGAAATAATGAACCTGAAGTAAAAGTGAGAACATGCAAACCAATAAAAGTAATCAATGATCATTTCAAACGACCTTTGGAGAAAGCAGATCAGTTGAAAAGTCCAGACACCTTCCCAGCTGCTCTTAAGAGGTTCACGTTAAAGGAAATGACGATTATCTGGCAAATGTACGGTGGAAAAGACTTTGCTGCAGTTTCAAAAG GTAAAACATTTGAGAGTTCGTCTTCACTGAATGACAAAACGAg TTCTTCACCTCATGGGCGCAACTTGTCAGCATCACCATCATGTGCTCGCAATCCTTCAAAAACAAACAGCAAATGGTATTTACAAGGCGATCGAGATCAGGATGTTCTTATGGAATTGCAGCTAAACAAG GTGCGGTTTCAACATGATGAATATGTAAGAAGCACAGAGACAAAACAGTGTTCAAGACAAATCttactaattaatgatattGAGATTCGAGATAGATTAGTCCATTCTCAAATCAATAAATTTCTTTATCAATATTCCTCCGCATCAAGACCAAAGCAAACTCATGCTAATATG GTACTTATCAAAGCAGTCCATCTTCAACCAGATCCAGCATTATCTGCTGAAGAATGCTGTTTAAAGATCTCTCTACAACCATTAAGGCTCAACATCGATCAAGATGCTCTGTTTTTTCTTCGGGACTTTTTCACCAATGTTTCAACTGACGTCAATCGTATGAACTTTCCAATAG aattaGAAACTGAACCAAGTAATTCAGCAAATACAACATCCATTAGAGTTGATTCAGAAGCAAGCGACAGCAGTGATTCTGAATCATTACTCACTTCTAAGatttcatcaacatcatcatcaactgAGAACAGTGATGTTAGTGATACTACCTCCATTCAACCAATATTTTTTAG ATCTTTAGAATTTTCTCCAGCTGTACCAATAAGATTGGACTATCAAGGCAAAAGAGTCACTATGGAACAG GGAACATTTATTGGAATTCTAGTTGGTCTTGCTCAGTTGAACTGTTCAGAGTTGACTTTAAAAAGGATACACTATCGTCATGG CTTACTTGGTGTTGATAAACTAGTTTTACACATGATCAATGAATGGGCCCACGATATTAAAAAGACACAACTTCCAAGTATCCTAGGTGGAGTTGGACCAATGCATTCATTTGTTCAACTTG TTCA